A genome region from Danio aesculapii chromosome 2, fDanAes4.1, whole genome shotgun sequence includes the following:
- the LOC130237558 gene encoding leucine-rich repeat-containing protein 30 produces MFLLRQSISKQHTSSDVMPRSGVRKPNAEDSKRHRKASCMENLSSVERIRKQATKHLGFRTLSLAMRGLEEPPEELWEILELQKLNLSLNTLSTLPAAVGNLQNLVILNLWGNDLLDLPPEIGRLVNLRVLFAHKNRLTDVPEELGDCTNLEVLSLANNQINALPNSLCSLRKLTKLNLSHNRIQHIPACVYSMRSLQFLHLANNRLENLADKIQELQSLKILILEQNLLQVLSRTLCCLTALELLNVDHNELQSLPEDMHRLRRLQKLACHPLDKGLHIVHNPLLKPIREVLQDGLTGLYSYLKPA; encoded by the exons ATGTTTCTTCTGAGGCAAAGCATCTCGAAGCAGCACACAAGCAGCGACGTCATGCCAAGAAGCGGAGTGCGAAAACCCAACGCAGAGGACTCAAAGAGACATCGCAAAGCTAGTTGCATGGAGAATTTATCCTCGGTGGAGCGAATCCGCAAACAGGCCACCAAACACCTGGGTTTCCGCACGCTCAGCCTGGCCATGCGCGGTCTGGAGGAGCCACCGGAGGAGCTGTGGGAGATCCTGGAGCTCCAGAAACTCAATCTCTCCTTAAACACACTCTCCACTCTTCCGGCCGCCGTGGGGAACCTGCAGAACCTGGTGATCCTCAATCTGTGGGGGAACGATCTGCTGGATCTGCCGCCGGAGATTGGCCGACTGGTGAATCTACGCGTGCTCTTTGCACATAAAAATCGGCTGACGGACGTCCCAGAGGAGCTCGGAGACTGCACCAACCTGGAGGTGCTGAGTCTGGCCAACAACCAGATCAACGCGCTACCCAACAG CCTGTGCAGCCTCCGCAAGCTCACCAAACTGAACCTGAGCCACAACCGCATCCAGCACATCCCAGCCTGTGTCTACAGCATGCGCAGTCTGCAGTTTCTGCATCTGGCCAACAATCGGCTGGAGAATCTGGCCGATAAGATCCAGGAGCTGCAGAGTCTGAAGATCCTGATCCTGGAGCAGAACCTCCTGCAGGTTCTTTCCCGAACGCTGTGCTGTCTGACCGCTCTGGAGCTGCTCAACGTGGACCACAACGAGCTGCAGAGCCTGCCGGAGGACATGCACAGGCTGCGGCGGCTGCAGAAACTGGCCTGCCACCCGCTGGATAAAGGGCTGCATATCGTCCACAACCCACTGCTGAAGCCCATCCGAGAGGTGCTGCAGGACGGTCTGACGGGGCTCTACAGCTATCTCAAACCCGCATGA